A single Pseudomonas sp. HN11 DNA region contains:
- the coq7 gene encoding 2-polyprenyl-3-methyl-6-methoxy-1,4-benzoquinone monooxygenase, which translates to MTTQRHYSPIDRLLLQADMAMRTLLPFSGQPYRPSPAIVQPDAQMSETETRHVAGLMRINHTGEVCAQALYQGQALTAKLPQVRAAMEHAAEEEIDHLAWCEQRIRQLGSHPSVLNPLFYGMSFGIGAAAGLISDKVSLGFVAATEHQVCKHLDEHLEQLPAEDEKSRAILEQMRIDEEHHAESALDAGGFRFPAPVRFGMSLLAKVMTKSTYRI; encoded by the coding sequence ATGACTACCCAACGTCACTACTCGCCGATTGACCGTCTGTTGCTGCAAGCCGACATGGCCATGCGCACACTGCTGCCGTTCAGTGGCCAGCCGTATCGGCCTTCGCCCGCGATTGTGCAGCCCGACGCCCAGATGAGCGAGACCGAGACCCGCCACGTCGCCGGCCTGATGCGCATCAACCATACCGGCGAAGTCTGTGCCCAGGCGCTGTATCAGGGCCAGGCACTGACCGCCAAGCTGCCGCAGGTACGCGCCGCGATGGAACATGCCGCAGAGGAAGAAATCGACCACCTGGCCTGGTGCGAGCAACGTATTCGCCAATTGGGCAGTCACCCGAGCGTGCTGAACCCACTGTTTTATGGCATGTCGTTTGGGATCGGCGCAGCTGCCGGCCTGATCAGCGACAAGGTCAGCCTGGGGTTTGTCGCGGCGACTGAGCATCAAGTGTGCAAACACCTGGATGAGCATCTGGAACAACTGCCGGCCGAAGACGAAAAATCCCGGGCGATTCTTGAGCAGATGCGCATCGATGAAGAACACCACGCGGAAAGTGCACTGGATGCGGGCGGTTTCCGCTTCCCCGCGCCAGTGCGATTCGGCATGAGTCTCTTGGCCAAAGTCATGACCAAAAGCACTTATAGAATCTAG
- a CDS encoding OsmC family protein has translation MKARIQWAGEAMFLGESGSGHVVVMDGPPEAGGRNLGVRPMEMLLLGVGGCSNFDVVSILKKSRQAVESCEAFLEAERATEDPKVFTKIHMHFVVKGRALKEAQVKRAIELSAEKYCSASIMLGAAGVAITHDYEIIELG, from the coding sequence ATGAAGGCACGCATCCAATGGGCGGGCGAAGCCATGTTCCTCGGTGAGTCGGGCAGTGGCCATGTGGTGGTCATGGACGGCCCCCCGGAAGCCGGTGGCCGCAACCTGGGCGTACGCCCGATGGAAATGCTCCTGCTGGGCGTAGGCGGTTGCAGCAATTTCGACGTAGTCAGCATCCTGAAGAAATCCCGCCAGGCCGTGGAAAGCTGCGAAGCCTTCCTGGAAGCCGAGCGCGCCACTGAGGACCCCAAGGTATTCACCAAGATCCACATGCATTTTGTGGTGAAGGGCCGAGCGTTGAAGGAAGCCCAGGTCAAGCGTGCCATCGAGCTGTCGGCTGAGAAGTATTGCTCGGCATCGATCATGCTCGGCGCGGCCGGTGTGGCCATCACCCATGATTACGAAATTATCGAACTGGGTTGA
- the crp gene encoding cAMP-activated global transcriptional regulator CRP, whose protein sequence is MVALTPIPKIKNLDKLLMHCQRRRYPAKHNIICAGERSETLFFIIKGSVTILIEDEDGREMIIAYLNTGDFFGELGLFEQAGKEQERSAWVRAKVECEVAEISYAKFRELSQHDPDILYSLSGQIAQRLRDTTRKVGDLAFFDVTGRVARCLLDLCKQPDAMTHPDGMQIKVTRQEIGRIVGCSREMVGRVLKDLEERNLVHVKGKTMVVFGTR, encoded by the coding sequence ATGGTTGCCCTTACTCCCATACCCAAGATCAAGAATCTCGACAAACTGTTGATGCATTGCCAGCGCCGCCGCTACCCGGCCAAGCACAACATCATCTGCGCGGGCGAACGCTCCGAAACGCTGTTCTTCATTATCAAAGGCTCGGTAACGATCCTGATCGAGGATGAAGACGGTCGTGAAATGATCATCGCCTACCTGAACACCGGGGATTTTTTTGGGGAGTTGGGGCTGTTCGAACAAGCCGGTAAGGAACAAGAACGCAGCGCATGGGTGCGCGCCAAGGTCGAATGCGAAGTGGCCGAGATCAGCTATGCCAAGTTCCGCGAGCTGTCCCAGCACGATCCCGACATTCTTTACTCCCTGAGCGGCCAGATTGCTCAGCGTCTGCGCGACACCACGCGTAAGGTCGGCGACCTGGCATTCTTTGACGTCACCGGCCGGGTCGCGCGTTGCCTGCTGGACCTGTGCAAGCAGCCCGACGCCATGACGCACCCCGACGGCATGCAGATCAAGGTCACACGCCAGGAAATCGGGCGCATTGTCGGCTGTTCACGGGAGATGGTCGGTCGCGTGCTCAAGGACCTGGAAGAGCGCAACCTGGTTCACGTCAAGGGCAAGACGATGGTGGTGTTCGGGACCCGCTAA